A stretch of the Azospirillum brasilense genome encodes the following:
- a CDS encoding amino acid ABC transporter ATP-binding protein, whose product MLRITNLGKSYGSARVLSGIDLDVQPHDVVAIIGPSGSGKSTLLKCINFLERYDEGEVRFGDELVGYVEANGQRRLATERQTNRLRAEMGMVFQNFNLFPHMTTLQNVIEGPIQVKGVARDEAVRHAEQLLAKVGLADKRDVRPTKLSGGQQQRAAIARALAMRPRLMLFDEPTSALDPELVGEVLTTMRELAAEGMTMVIVTHEMSFARDVASRVVFMEGGRIVEEGPPGKIFTNPDNARTRAFLARVLH is encoded by the coding sequence ATGCTGCGCATCACCAACCTCGGGAAGAGCTACGGCAGCGCGCGCGTCCTGAGCGGCATCGATCTCGACGTGCAGCCCCACGACGTCGTGGCGATCATCGGACCCAGCGGCTCCGGCAAGAGCACGCTTTTGAAATGCATCAACTTTCTGGAACGCTACGACGAGGGCGAGGTCCGCTTCGGCGATGAGCTGGTCGGCTATGTCGAGGCCAACGGCCAGCGGCGGCTGGCCACCGAGCGCCAGACCAACCGGCTGCGCGCCGAAATGGGCATGGTCTTCCAGAACTTCAACCTGTTCCCCCACATGACGACGCTCCAGAACGTCATCGAGGGGCCGATCCAGGTGAAGGGCGTCGCGCGCGACGAGGCGGTCCGCCACGCCGAGCAGCTTCTCGCCAAGGTCGGGCTGGCCGACAAGCGCGACGTCCGTCCGACCAAGCTGTCGGGCGGGCAGCAGCAGCGCGCCGCGATCGCCCGCGCCCTGGCGATGCGCCCGCGCCTGATGCTGTTCGACGAGCCGACCTCGGCGCTCGACCCCGAACTGGTCGGCGAGGTGCTGACCACCATGCGCGAACTCGCCGCCGAAGGCATGACCATGGTGATCGTCACCCACGAAATGAGCTTCGCGCGCGACGTCGCGAGCCGGGTCGTCTTCATGGAAGGCGGCCGAATCGTCGAAGAGGGACCACCAGGCAAGATTTTCACCAACCCGGACAACGCGAGGACCCGCGCGTTCCTTGCCCGCGTCCTGCATTGA
- a CDS encoding substrate-binding periplasmic protein — protein sequence MSAFRTLISSLVVGALVTFGAVKAQAAGEVEKIVRQGELKIGYIPSPPGTAKDPKTGELTGFYVDAARAIAEQMGVRPVFIETTWANFVAGLQAGQFDMSIGATFATVKRATVVDFTKPIFYLGSVAVVKNDEARFASLADMNKADVRIAVVQGTAAEDFVRRTIPNAKLTSLAGGNLTAGFMEVAAGRADASFEDLFTATRFTEQQPGVKMLFNDRPVNFLPIAWTVRKGNSELQSVLNVGLDNLLTSGQWDVIAAKYISGGRYVNEPALREFPKQAP from the coding sequence ATGTCCGCATTCCGCACGCTGATCTCGTCGCTGGTGGTTGGCGCCCTGGTGACCTTCGGCGCCGTCAAGGCCCAGGCCGCCGGCGAGGTCGAGAAGATCGTCCGGCAGGGCGAGCTGAAGATCGGCTACATCCCCTCCCCGCCCGGAACCGCCAAGGACCCCAAGACGGGCGAACTGACCGGCTTCTACGTGGACGCAGCGCGCGCCATCGCCGAGCAGATGGGCGTCCGCCCGGTCTTCATCGAGACGACCTGGGCGAACTTCGTCGCCGGGCTGCAGGCCGGCCAGTTCGACATGTCCATCGGCGCGACCTTCGCCACCGTGAAGCGCGCCACCGTGGTCGATTTCACCAAGCCGATCTTCTATCTCGGCAGCGTCGCCGTGGTGAAGAACGACGAGGCGCGCTTCGCCTCGCTGGCCGACATGAACAAGGCGGACGTCCGCATCGCCGTGGTCCAGGGCACCGCCGCCGAGGACTTCGTGCGCCGCACCATCCCCAACGCCAAGCTGACCTCGCTGGCCGGCGGCAACCTGACCGCGGGCTTCATGGAGGTGGCGGCCGGCCGCGCCGACGCCAGCTTCGAGGATCTGTTCACCGCTACCCGCTTCACCGAACAGCAGCCGGGCGTGAAGATGCTGTTCAACGACCGGCCGGTGAATTTCCTGCCGATCGCCTGGACCGTCCGCAAGGGCAACAGCGAGCTGCAGTCGGTCCTCAACGTCGGGCTCGACAACCTGCTGACCTCCGGCCAGTGGGACGTGATCGCCGCCAAGTACATCTCCGGCGGCCGCTACGTGAACGAGCCCGCCCTGCGCGAATTCCCGAAGCAGGCTCCCTGA
- a CDS encoding helix-turn-helix domain-containing protein translates to MQDEFLSENFGRRLHELRVARKMTLSSLAKSCDCSVALLSKIEKGKARPSLNTLHRIATALDTNIGNLLPTERAQPAIIVRNGDRPILSDGLLRGRDGVQLEALSVLAPGSSFQVNIHHVAVGGRSDGCITHPGEEFVYVLSGEIDLILGDETTRMGAGDAAFFASEIPHGYANPGTVPAAVLWLNSPPTF, encoded by the coding sequence ATGCAGGACGAATTTCTGTCCGAAAATTTTGGCAGACGGCTCCATGAGCTGCGCGTGGCGCGCAAGATGACCCTGTCGAGCCTGGCGAAAAGCTGCGACTGCTCGGTGGCGCTGCTGTCGAAGATCGAGAAGGGCAAGGCCCGGCCATCGCTCAACACGCTGCACAGGATCGCCACGGCGCTCGACACCAACATCGGAAACCTGCTGCCGACCGAGCGGGCCCAGCCGGCGATCATCGTTCGCAACGGAGATCGCCCCATCCTGTCCGACGGCCTGCTGCGCGGGCGGGACGGCGTGCAGCTCGAAGCGCTGTCCGTGCTCGCCCCGGGCAGTTCCTTTCAGGTGAACATCCATCATGTGGCCGTCGGGGGACGTTCCGACGGCTGCATCACCCATCCGGGCGAGGAGTTCGTCTATGTGCTGTCGGGTGAGATCGACCTGATCCTGGGCGACGAGACCACCCGGATGGGCGCGGGCGATGCCGCGTTCTTCGCGTCCGAGATTCCTCACGGCTACGCCAATCCGGGGACCGTTCCAGCCGCGGTCCTGTGGCTCAACTCTCCGCCCACCTTCTAG
- a CDS encoding TRAP transporter substrate-binding protein yields the protein MNVEKLPIVLTVAVAALFAAVPSTAQTAERTMRLSAAVAQDHPFAAGVSALTACAADKSGGKMKIQSFWNAALGSDMQAVQLVRGGSLDMVVASTSPLASLVPAMGVFDLPFLFENEAEADRILDGAVGQQLSEKLQGVGLVNLAYWENGFRNLTNSRRPIQKWEDLGGTKIRVMQNPVFMDTFSTLGANAVPMAFSELFTALETRAVDGQENPYANIETGKFYEAQKYLSVTNHAYTPAVILYSKKIWDGLSSAERDILQSCAAVARTEERRVNREQSEKSLARLKDLGMQVNELSAEERKRMLQKVAPVYEKHAAAIGAETMTLLQSELGQLRKANP from the coding sequence ATGAACGTCGAGAAACTGCCCATCGTCCTGACGGTCGCCGTGGCGGCGCTGTTCGCCGCCGTCCCGTCCACGGCGCAGACCGCGGAGCGCACCATGCGCCTCTCGGCCGCCGTCGCTCAGGACCACCCCTTCGCGGCCGGGGTGTCGGCGCTGACCGCCTGCGCGGCCGACAAGTCCGGCGGCAAGATGAAGATCCAGAGCTTCTGGAACGCCGCGCTGGGCAGCGACATGCAGGCCGTGCAGCTCGTGCGCGGCGGCTCGCTGGACATGGTGGTCGCCTCCACCTCGCCGCTCGCCTCTCTGGTGCCGGCCATGGGCGTCTTCGACCTGCCCTTCCTGTTCGAGAACGAGGCGGAGGCCGACCGCATCCTCGACGGCGCCGTCGGCCAGCAACTGTCCGAAAAGCTCCAGGGCGTCGGGCTGGTCAATCTCGCCTATTGGGAGAACGGGTTCCGCAACCTCACCAACTCCCGCCGGCCCATCCAGAAATGGGAGGATCTGGGCGGCACCAAGATCCGCGTGATGCAGAATCCGGTGTTCATGGACACCTTCTCCACGCTGGGCGCCAACGCCGTCCCGATGGCCTTCAGCGAGCTGTTCACGGCGCTGGAGACCCGCGCGGTCGACGGGCAGGAGAACCCCTACGCCAACATCGAGACCGGCAAGTTCTACGAGGCGCAGAAGTACCTGTCGGTCACCAACCACGCCTACACGCCGGCGGTGATCCTCTACTCCAAGAAGATCTGGGACGGCCTGTCGTCCGCCGAGCGGGACATCCTCCAGTCCTGCGCCGCGGTGGCCCGCACCGAGGAGCGCCGGGTGAACCGCGAGCAGTCGGAGAAGTCGCTGGCCCGCCTGAAGGACCTCGGCATGCAGGTGAACGAGCTGTCCGCCGAGGAGCGCAAGCGCATGCTCCAGAAGGTGGCGCCGGTCTACGAGAAGCACGCCGCGGCCATCGGGGCCGAGACGATGACCCTGCTGCAATCCGAACTCGGCCAGCTCCGCAAGGCCAACCCGTAA
- a CDS encoding amino acid ABC transporter permease yields the protein MGYEWQFAIILEYWPIFARGAITTLQITLLSSAIGLLIGLLVGVSRESSGIFVRSVTSVYVEMIRATPALVQIVWLYYCFPIIFGYQLSAMTSIIIALGIHSGAYVSEIVRAGINAVDTGQFLAAKSIGMNHFTALRRIILPQAGQKMIPPLINEFANLMKLTTLGSMIAVYELLQESNNLIATTYRPLEVYTFLAIFFFIITYPWIWLSQRLERRLKMRA from the coding sequence ATGGGGTACGAATGGCAGTTTGCCATAATACTTGAGTATTGGCCGATTTTCGCACGCGGGGCCATTACGACCCTCCAGATAACGTTACTGTCTTCCGCTATCGGCTTGCTGATCGGACTCTTGGTCGGCGTGAGCCGCGAATCATCCGGTATCTTTGTAAGATCCGTCACATCCGTCTATGTTGAAATGATTCGCGCCACTCCGGCGCTCGTGCAGATTGTCTGGCTCTACTACTGCTTTCCGATCATCTTCGGTTACCAACTCAGCGCGATGACCTCGATCATCATCGCCCTCGGCATCCATTCCGGAGCCTACGTGTCGGAGATCGTGCGGGCCGGCATCAACGCGGTGGACACCGGCCAGTTTCTCGCCGCCAAGTCCATCGGCATGAACCACTTCACGGCGCTCCGCCGCATCATCCTGCCCCAGGCCGGACAGAAGATGATCCCGCCGCTGATCAACGAATTCGCCAACCTGATGAAGCTGACGACGCTCGGCTCGATGATCGCGGTCTATGAGCTTCTTCAGGAATCGAACAACCTCATCGCCACGACCTACCGCCCGCTTGAGGTCTACACGTTCCTGGCGATCTTCTTCTTCATCATCACCTACCCCTGGATCTGGCTGTCGCAGCGCCTGGAACGGCGCCTGAAGATGCGGGCCTGA
- a CDS encoding TRAP transporter small permease, producing MWNGTLFFRILDGILVVCIAAMLVMVFGNVVLRAVFNSGIDVSEELPRFLFVWMTFIGAVIGFREGSHFGVDALVRLLPRAGKKVCWAINQIVMLVCCAVIVQGTLLQHDLNATNHAPVTGLSMIWVFGVTYLTGGVIGLMCILNLVRLALGKVGDDELIQVEEEGMGEVDPNRLKGPHTLKETAP from the coding sequence ATGTGGAACGGCACCCTCTTCTTCAGAATCCTCGACGGCATCCTGGTGGTGTGCATCGCGGCGATGCTGGTCATGGTGTTCGGCAACGTCGTGCTGCGCGCCGTCTTCAACAGCGGCATCGACGTGTCGGAGGAGCTTCCGCGTTTCCTGTTCGTGTGGATGACCTTCATCGGCGCCGTGATCGGCTTCCGTGAAGGGTCGCACTTTGGCGTGGACGCCCTGGTCCGCCTGCTGCCGCGCGCCGGCAAGAAGGTCTGCTGGGCGATCAACCAGATCGTCATGCTGGTCTGCTGCGCGGTCATCGTCCAGGGCACGCTGCTCCAGCACGATCTGAACGCGACGAACCACGCCCCGGTGACCGGCCTGTCGATGATCTGGGTCTTCGGCGTCACCTACCTGACCGGCGGGGTGATCGGGCTGATGTGCATCCTGAACCTCGTCCGGCTGGCGCTCGGCAAGGTCGGCGACGACGAGCTGATCCAGGTCGAGGAGGAGGGCATGGGCGAGGTGGACCCGAACCGGCTGAAAGGCCCGCACACGCTGAAGGAAACGGCGCCGTGA
- a CDS encoding mandelate racemase/muconate lactonizing enzyme family protein gives MLIKKIDTFILKTPLNAKTFYSSQAAFPERNSLLVRITTDDGLVGWGEGGQYGPAEPPESCIIDVLAPRLIGRRADQPVRVFEDLYSFCRDFGQKGTYIEALSAIDIALWDLWGKSLNRPVHALMGGAFRDKVAAYGTGCYYPDYFRDTPRMMAALAEEAQRYREAGLPAIKIKIGLLPIVQDIERVALVRDVLGPDTLIMVDANHAYNTAGAIRIGRALERFDVRWFEEPVPPEDRQGYRRVRDSIDVPIAGGECEYTRFGFRELLAEGCIDIAQPDLCCAGGFTEWQKILALTTAHGVMTVPHIWGSGIALAAALQALATAPLVPYTALGVPLQNEPMVEFDRTHNPLRDDLLIDNFTLVDGCLAVPGGPGLGVEVDPDQLARYTVRSRSA, from the coding sequence ATGCTCATCAAAAAGATCGACACCTTCATCCTGAAGACTCCGCTGAACGCGAAGACCTTCTATTCCTCCCAGGCGGCGTTTCCGGAGCGCAACAGCCTGCTGGTCCGCATCACCACCGACGACGGTCTGGTTGGCTGGGGCGAGGGCGGGCAGTACGGCCCGGCGGAACCGCCGGAAAGCTGCATCATCGACGTGCTGGCCCCCCGGCTGATCGGCCGCCGCGCCGACCAGCCGGTGCGGGTCTTCGAGGATCTCTATTCCTTCTGCCGCGACTTCGGCCAGAAGGGCACCTACATCGAGGCGCTGAGCGCCATCGACATCGCGCTGTGGGACCTGTGGGGCAAGTCGCTGAACCGGCCGGTGCACGCGCTGATGGGCGGCGCCTTCCGCGACAAGGTCGCGGCCTACGGCACCGGCTGCTACTACCCGGACTATTTCCGCGACACGCCGCGCATGATGGCGGCGCTGGCCGAGGAGGCGCAGCGCTACCGCGAGGCCGGGCTGCCGGCGATCAAGATCAAGATCGGCCTGCTGCCGATCGTCCAGGACATCGAGCGGGTGGCGCTGGTCCGCGACGTGCTGGGGCCGGACACCCTGATCATGGTCGACGCCAACCACGCCTACAACACGGCGGGCGCCATCCGGATCGGGCGGGCGCTGGAGCGCTTCGACGTCCGCTGGTTCGAGGAGCCGGTGCCGCCGGAGGACCGCCAGGGCTACCGCCGCGTGCGCGATTCCATCGACGTGCCCATCGCGGGCGGCGAGTGCGAATACACCCGCTTCGGCTTCCGCGAGCTGCTGGCCGAGGGCTGCATCGACATCGCCCAGCCGGACCTGTGCTGCGCCGGCGGCTTCACCGAATGGCAGAAGATCCTGGCGCTGACCACCGCCCACGGTGTGATGACCGTCCCGCACATCTGGGGGTCCGGCATCGCGCTCGCCGCGGCGCTCCAGGCGCTGGCGACGGCGCCGCTGGTTCCCTACACGGCGCTCGGCGTGCCGTTGCAGAACGAGCCGATGGTGGAGTTCGACCGCACCCACAACCCGCTGCGCGACGACCTGCTGATCGACAACTTCACGCTGGTGGACGGGTGCCTCGCCGTGCCCGGCGGGCCGGGGCTGGGCGTGGAGGTCGATCCCGACCAGCTCGCCCGCTACACCGTGCGGTCGCGCAGCGCGTGA
- a CDS encoding hydantoinase/carbamoylase family amidase — MLNVNGDAVLATLRTLAGFGAVGSGVCRPALSPADLAARRWLAGEMERIGLKATIDAVGNLYGAAPGAGRSVLIGSHSDSVPTGGWLDGTLGLAYGLEIARAWMEAHPGAPVGIDLIDFSDEEGRFLSCLGSRSFCGDLPGLPAGFAEEAASAGLDTTGMGTAPPLRLDPQRHRAFFEAHIEQGPRLEAAGLPIGVVTGIFGMRRYAVRFDGRADHAGTTPIALRRDAARLLYRFADACHHRFRQAGSTDSVWNLGKVSLQPGAVNVVVERGELLLEFRDLDPVALDGLSAALAMLVDEFDGQEGVRVSLEEAGRLAPVSLDPTLRGLVADAAAARGARSMPLPSGAIHDAMVLARSVPTTMLFVPSIGGRSHTPVEDTRAEDIVLGAHVLAQAVFACAESL, encoded by the coding sequence ATGCTCAACGTCAATGGCGACGCCGTTCTGGCGACCCTGCGGACCCTGGCGGGATTCGGCGCGGTGGGGTCCGGCGTCTGCCGGCCCGCGCTCTCACCGGCGGACCTGGCGGCCCGCCGCTGGCTGGCCGGCGAAATGGAAAGGATCGGCCTCAAGGCGACCATCGACGCGGTGGGCAACCTGTATGGCGCGGCGCCCGGCGCCGGCCGGTCGGTGCTGATCGGTTCCCATTCCGACAGCGTGCCGACCGGGGGCTGGCTGGACGGCACGCTCGGCCTCGCCTATGGGCTGGAGATCGCCCGCGCCTGGATGGAAGCCCACCCCGGCGCGCCGGTCGGCATCGACCTGATCGACTTCTCCGACGAGGAGGGACGCTTCCTGAGCTGCCTGGGCAGCCGCTCCTTCTGCGGCGACCTCCCCGGTCTGCCGGCCGGTTTCGCCGAGGAGGCGGCCAGCGCCGGTCTGGACACCACCGGTATGGGCACCGCCCCGCCGCTCCGTCTCGACCCGCAACGGCACCGCGCCTTCTTCGAAGCCCACATCGAGCAGGGGCCGCGGCTGGAGGCGGCCGGCCTCCCCATCGGCGTGGTCACCGGCATCTTCGGCATGCGCCGCTACGCCGTGCGGTTCGACGGCCGCGCCGACCATGCGGGCACGACGCCGATCGCGCTGCGCCGCGACGCCGCCCGCCTGCTCTACCGCTTCGCCGACGCCTGCCACCACCGTTTCCGCCAAGCCGGTTCGACGGACAGCGTGTGGAACCTGGGCAAGGTGTCGCTCCAGCCCGGCGCCGTGAACGTCGTCGTCGAGCGGGGGGAGCTTCTGCTCGAGTTCCGCGACCTCGACCCGGTGGCGCTGGACGGCTTGAGCGCCGCGCTGGCGATGCTGGTCGACGAGTTCGACGGCCAGGAGGGTGTGCGGGTTTCGCTGGAGGAGGCCGGGCGTCTGGCGCCGGTGTCGCTGGACCCCACGCTTCGGGGATTGGTTGCCGACGCCGCCGCGGCCCGCGGCGCCCGGTCGATGCCATTGCCGAGCGGCGCGATCCACGACGCGATGGTGCTGGCGCGGAGCGTCCCCACCACGATGCTGTTCGTGCCGAGCATCGGCGGGCGGAGCCACACGCCGGTGGAGGACACGCGGGCGGAAGACATCGTGCTGGGCGCCCATGTGCTCGCACAGGCCGTTTTCGCCTGCGCCGAGAGCCTGTGA
- a CDS encoding arginase family protein → MPQYPSWQDTLAGKTWRTTHFPRIKADMPTFLGVPYAIRDEDLAGADAVIIGAPFAAGWGTKYSGVDKAEWLAATVRVRQQSIRYRGGYVQDFDLDIFEHLKVVDYGDVDIPLEASYEGTVERILEAQEGVERKVKAALAAGAVPIVIGQNSPCASYAIGRPVAEHVKGPVGMISLDTHWDCWPYDWATMNDYVAGSTNWKDKLFRDCPSYAIRNLVEIGERGMLENPDIVRHYLRNGACFMPMWKIRTELGIQGVIDNLRHAYDGTAGVYAHFDMDVLGGAGPTEGDVLGELAEPIGMTDYEAIRIAHEVGKRGCDGLSFLCIPPGSAIMYRVIVYAVTYFLAGLAMRKAGQTGT, encoded by the coding sequence ATGCCGCAATACCCGAGCTGGCAGGATACCCTGGCCGGCAAAACCTGGCGCACGACCCACTTTCCCCGCATCAAGGCGGACATGCCGACCTTCCTCGGCGTTCCCTACGCCATCCGGGACGAGGATCTGGCCGGCGCCGACGCCGTCATCATCGGCGCGCCCTTCGCCGCCGGCTGGGGAACCAAGTACAGCGGCGTCGACAAGGCCGAATGGCTGGCCGCCACCGTCCGCGTCCGCCAGCAGTCGATCCGCTACCGCGGCGGCTACGTGCAGGACTTCGACCTCGACATCTTCGAGCATCTGAAGGTCGTCGATTACGGCGACGTCGACATCCCCCTCGAAGCCAGCTACGAGGGCACGGTCGAGCGCATCCTGGAAGCCCAGGAGGGCGTCGAGCGCAAGGTCAAGGCGGCGCTGGCCGCCGGCGCGGTGCCGATCGTCATCGGCCAGAACTCGCCCTGCGCCTCCTACGCCATCGGCCGGCCGGTGGCCGAGCATGTGAAGGGGCCGGTCGGCATGATCAGCCTCGACACCCATTGGGACTGCTGGCCCTACGACTGGGCCACCATGAACGACTACGTCGCCGGCTCGACCAACTGGAAGGACAAGCTGTTCCGCGACTGCCCCAGCTACGCCATCCGCAATCTGGTCGAGATCGGCGAGCGCGGCATGCTGGAGAATCCGGACATCGTCCGCCACTACCTCCGCAACGGCGCCTGCTTCATGCCGATGTGGAAGATCCGGACGGAGCTGGGCATCCAGGGCGTGATCGACAACCTGCGCCACGCCTACGACGGCACGGCCGGCGTTTACGCCCATTTCGACATGGACGTGCTGGGCGGCGCCGGACCGACCGAGGGCGACGTGCTGGGCGAGCTGGCCGAGCCGATCGGCATGACCGACTACGAGGCGATCCGCATCGCGCACGAGGTCGGCAAGCGCGGCTGCGACGGGCTGTCCTTCCTGTGCATCCCGCCCGGTTCGGCGATCATGTACCGGGTCATCGTCTACGCGGTGACCTATTTCCTGGCGGGCCTCGCCATGCGCAAGGCCGGCCAGACCGGGACCTGA